A section of the Rhizobium sp. SSA_523 genome encodes:
- a CDS encoding ATP-binding cassette domain-containing protein has translation MAQDPILTARGLVKRYGRVTALDGADFDLYPGEILAVIGDNGAGKSSLIKAISGAISPDDGEIRLEGKPVHFRSPIAAREAGIETVYQNLALSPALSIADNMFLGREIRKPGIMGSVFRKLDRPAMESFARDKLSELGLMTIQNINQAVETLSGGQRQGVAVARAAAFGSKVIILDEPTAALGVKESRRVLELILDVRSRGIPIVLISHNMPHVFEVADRIHIHRLGRRLTVINPKDYSMSDAVAFMTGAKAPEPLAA, from the coding sequence ATGGCACAGGACCCCATTCTCACCGCTCGCGGCCTCGTCAAGCGCTATGGCAGGGTCACCGCGCTCGACGGCGCCGATTTCGACCTCTATCCGGGCGAGATCCTCGCGGTCATCGGCGACAATGGCGCGGGCAAGTCGTCGCTGATCAAGGCGATCTCCGGTGCGATCAGCCCCGACGATGGCGAGATCCGTCTGGAGGGCAAACCGGTGCACTTCCGCTCGCCGATCGCCGCGCGCGAGGCCGGCATAGAGACGGTCTACCAGAACCTGGCGCTATCGCCGGCCCTCTCGATTGCCGACAACATGTTTCTCGGCCGCGAAATCCGCAAGCCGGGCATCATGGGCAGCGTCTTCCGCAAGCTTGATCGTCCGGCCATGGAGAGCTTTGCCCGCGACAAGCTCTCCGAACTCGGTCTGATGACGATCCAGAACATCAATCAGGCGGTGGAAACTCTGTCCGGCGGTCAGCGCCAGGGCGTTGCCGTGGCACGGGCAGCGGCCTTCGGCTCCAAGGTCATCATCCTCGATGAGCCGACGGCAGCGCTCGGCGTGAAGGAGAGCCGGCGCGTGCTGGAGCTGATCCTCGATGTCCGCTCCCGCGGAATTCCGATCGTCCTGATCTCGCACAATATGCCGCATGTCTTCGAAGTGGCCGATCGCATCCATATCCATCGGCTTGGCAGGCGTCTGACCGTCATCAATCCGAAAGATTATTCCATGTCGGATGCCGTGGCCTTCATGACGGGCGCAAAAGCACCCGAACCGTTGGCCGCCTGA